The following coding sequences lie in one Yoonia sp. G8-12 genomic window:
- a CDS encoding type IV secretory system conjugative DNA transfer family protein — protein MTYQLREDQLMLASHQYILGFAYRRYQMSGAFGLAPKDRLQHLYIIGQTGTGKSTLLQNLAWQDARHGTGFCLIDPHGDVAESLHHSLNVPHLYWDVADPVCPLGYNPLAKVAMIHRPLVASGLIETLKKQWPDAWGARMEHILRFAILALLEQPTADLRDILKLLTYKGFRRQVIDQVTDPQVLFFWRVEFPSMNYQGSADGVAPIANKLGAFLAQPAVRTALCEPSEPLRFRQIMDTGQVLIVNLSKGRLGADIANVLGGLITSSLMHAASTRHGLPEAARRPFFLYVDEFPNLTTKSFAGMLSEARKYGLGLVLAHQHLSQIDTDVSDAIFGNVGSLVAFRVGAKDAPRLQHMLAPFDAHDLQNQPNYRAAVQVMQNGERLAPFTASMYPPYRGLA, from the coding sequence GTGACCTACCAACTGCGAGAGGATCAACTGATGCTCGCATCGCATCAATACATCCTTGGATTTGCCTATCGGCGATACCAAATGTCCGGTGCTTTTGGGCTCGCCCCCAAAGATCGTCTGCAACATCTGTATATCATCGGACAAACTGGAACTGGGAAGTCGACACTGCTTCAGAATCTCGCATGGCAGGACGCCAGACACGGCACAGGATTTTGCCTCATCGATCCACATGGGGATGTTGCCGAAAGCTTGCATCATAGTTTGAACGTGCCCCACCTGTATTGGGACGTTGCAGATCCCGTCTGCCCCCTTGGATACAACCCATTGGCCAAGGTCGCCATGATACATCGGCCACTGGTTGCCTCAGGTCTGATCGAAACGCTCAAGAAACAATGGCCCGATGCTTGGGGCGCTCGGATGGAACACATCTTGCGCTTTGCCATTCTGGCTCTGCTGGAACAGCCGACCGCCGACCTGCGTGATATTCTCAAGCTGCTGACATACAAAGGGTTCAGACGGCAGGTGATCGACCAAGTCACAGATCCTCAGGTCCTGTTCTTCTGGCGGGTCGAGTTTCCATCGATGAACTACCAGGGGAGCGCCGATGGGGTGGCCCCCATCGCCAACAAGCTGGGTGCGTTTTTGGCCCAACCGGCGGTGCGTACCGCACTATGCGAACCAAGCGAACCGCTGCGGTTCCGACAAATCATGGATACGGGGCAGGTGTTGATTGTGAACCTGTCCAAAGGACGGCTTGGGGCAGACATTGCCAATGTTCTGGGCGGCCTAATCACATCCAGCTTGATGCATGCCGCATCGACCCGTCACGGACTACCCGAAGCTGCGCGGCGACCGTTTTTCTTATACGTTGATGAGTTTCCAAACCTGACCACCAAATCCTTCGCCGGCATGCTGTCTGAGGCCCGCAAGTATGGCCTTGGATTGGTTCTAGCGCATCAGCACCTGTCGCAGATCGATACTGATGTTTCTGACGCCATATTCGGGAATGTCGGCAGCTTGGTGGCATTCCGGGTTGGGGCTAAGGATGCGCCACGACTGCAACATATGCTTGCGCCATTTGATGCACATGATCTGCAGAACCAGCCGAACTATCGCGCGGCTGTTCAGGTGATGCAGAATGGTGAGCGGCTCGCGCCGTTTACGGCGTCCATGTACCCACCTTATCGAGGACTAGCATGA
- a CDS encoding OmpA family protein yields MKNLPIKSLMLTLGLFASSATLMAQETSQTAAPVVEEAEEAPWLKVYFASGSASVSADQAATLDRAVRTFREGDPFVMIVAGGADKVGDPAANLGLSLQRATAVATALTNRGIPIERLQVLGRGNSELQVATPDGVAEEENRVVEISWR; encoded by the coding sequence ATGAAAAATCTGCCAATCAAATCACTGATGCTGACACTTGGTCTCTTCGCCTCATCCGCTACTTTGATGGCCCAAGAGACATCGCAGACTGCCGCACCTGTTGTTGAAGAAGCCGAAGAAGCGCCATGGCTGAAGGTCTATTTTGCATCCGGAAGCGCGTCTGTCAGTGCGGACCAGGCCGCGACACTCGACCGGGCTGTGCGCACGTTCCGCGAGGGTGATCCATTTGTCATGATTGTTGCCGGTGGTGCTGATAAAGTCGGTGATCCAGCTGCAAACCTTGGGCTGTCGCTCCAGCGCGCCACAGCGGTTGCAACTGCGCTCACAAATCGCGGTATTCCGATTGAACGTTTGCAGGTACTGGGTCGCGGCAATAGCGAACTTCAAGTTGCAACGCCTGACGGGGTCGCAGAAGAAGAAAACCGCGTTGTTGAGATTAGCTGGCGCTAA
- a CDS encoding sigma-70 family RNA polymerase sigma factor, translating to MTTRNDVENMIARVGLGDRAAFSSLYDATSAKLFGVCLRILNDRAEAEDVLQEAFVRIWQKAGTYAANGYSPMTWLITLTRNLAIDKLRARKAGSVDIDEVYDLADSGPTPEAAAVASSEKGQIDGCLNELEPGRAGAVRDAYLEGYSYNELAAKYGVPLNTMRTWLRRSLAKLKDCLTR from the coding sequence ATGACCACCCGAAACGACGTTGAAAATATGATTGCGCGGGTGGGTCTAGGTGACCGCGCTGCATTTTCTTCTCTCTATGATGCAACTTCTGCGAAACTTTTTGGTGTCTGCCTCCGTATCTTAAATGATCGCGCTGAGGCGGAGGATGTATTGCAAGAGGCTTTTGTCAGGATATGGCAGAAAGCGGGCACATATGCAGCCAACGGCTATAGCCCGATGACATGGTTAATCACGCTCACGCGCAACCTTGCCATCGATAAGTTGCGCGCACGTAAAGCGGGATCAGTGGATATTGATGAGGTTTATGACCTTGCAGATAGCGGACCCACGCCCGAAGCGGCTGCGGTTGCGTCATCTGAAAAAGGTCAGATTGACGGATGTCTGAACGAACTTGAACCGGGCCGCGCTGGCGCGGTGCGCGATGCCTATCTTGAAGGGTATAGCTACAACGAACTGGCCGCCAAATATGGCGTGCCGCTGAATACGATGCGAACCTGGCTGCGCCGCAGTCTTGCTAAACTAAAGGACTGTTTGACCCGATGA
- a CDS encoding plastocyanin/azurin family copper-binding protein — protein sequence MKLFLPTERVLPQRRLKMEPIKKEDLMMTKLTRRDTFRFGAALAALPFSTAIARADGHASAHTVVIKGHAFTPADIEIKAGDSITWINEDNARHSATDLNGAFDTGLLSRGQEATMMFVGAGKFEYRCTPHASMRGTITVS from the coding sequence ATGAAACTATTTTTGCCAACAGAACGTGTCTTGCCTCAGAGACGGCTCAAAATGGAGCCAATCAAAAAAGAGGATTTGATGATGACTAAATTAACACGCCGAGACACATTTCGCTTTGGTGCAGCTCTGGCTGCCCTACCATTTTCTACTGCGATCGCCCGCGCGGATGGACATGCTTCGGCCCATACTGTCGTGATCAAGGGCCACGCATTTACGCCAGCGGACATTGAGATCAAAGCTGGCGATTCAATCACCTGGATCAACGAAGACAACGCACGACACTCTGCCACTGACCTGAACGGCGCATTTGACACAGGCCTGTTGAGCCGAGGCCAGGAAGCCACGATGATGTTTGTTGGCGCCGGAAAGTTCGAATACCGCTGCACACCTCATGCAAGTATGCGTGGTACGATCACAGTTTCCTAA
- a CDS encoding fasciclin domain-containing protein codes for MTPIKTTLTALTLAIAANASFADGHAAANPMVGGAEMLVERNIIENAVNSPIHTTLVAAVQAADLVETLQGDGPFTVFAPVNDAFAALPAGTVETLLMPENKAMLQKVLTAHVVAGDISAADLIAGARASSDGFFHFNAVSGDALSAQVRGNNVYIYDESGNASLVTVADVDQSNGVIHVVNAVLVPK; via the coding sequence ATGACACCGATCAAAACAACACTGACAGCCCTTACTTTGGCAATTGCTGCGAACGCTTCTTTTGCTGACGGCCACGCCGCAGCAAACCCGATGGTTGGCGGCGCTGAAATGCTGGTCGAGCGCAACATCATCGAAAACGCAGTGAACTCACCCATTCACACGACGCTGGTTGCGGCTGTACAAGCCGCCGACTTGGTCGAAACCCTACAAGGCGACGGTCCGTTCACAGTGTTCGCACCGGTCAATGACGCATTTGCCGCGCTGCCAGCAGGCACCGTAGAGACCCTGCTGATGCCAGAGAACAAAGCAATGCTGCAAAAAGTGCTCACCGCCCACGTGGTTGCCGGTGACATTTCGGCAGCTGACCTGATTGCAGGTGCACGCGCCAGTTCTGACGGGTTCTTCCACTTCAACGCCGTGTCAGGCGACGCATTGTCCGCACAAGTACGTGGCAACAACGTCTACATCTACGACGAAAGCGGCAACGCATCATTGGTCACAGTGGCTGATGTCGATCAGTCCAACGGTGTGATCCACGTCGTGAATGCGGTGCTGGTTCCTAAGTAA
- a CDS encoding tetratricopeptide repeat protein, giving the protein MKNFILSCAVSVAFLPATSWAQEDAASAFASRDFATAKALWLSEAAVGSAEAMLGLGLLADRGFGQQRDFDVAFDWYLQAASLGLAEAQFNVAIMLDAGLGRERDVEEAQIWYTRAALRDHARAQYNLGLLYEAGDGIAANPALAAYWFGQAAQSVPAAAQKEVAPVTASRTLAAPDVTFDKVDTSQVELVWNADPNANATLLLEVIEAPRVGENYGAPTISVKTVASGILEMSDLPTEHAIWRVVNLASDDTDYAAADWSSNQGIAPPRGRITLFSDPAVKSMEDAASIFASSLRQAGYWVQITDDVSKQSDNFYVSYGYASDQQLAQAIAEFLPSTEQITPVKQLLRSMQPGEVAVNLSAFR; this is encoded by the coding sequence ATGAAAAATTTCATCCTTTCATGCGCGGTTTCCGTTGCCTTTCTCCCAGCGACAAGCTGGGCGCAAGAGGACGCCGCGTCAGCATTCGCCAGCCGTGACTTTGCAACCGCCAAAGCACTTTGGCTAAGCGAAGCGGCCGTTGGTTCTGCTGAGGCCATGCTTGGTCTTGGCTTGCTTGCCGACCGCGGCTTTGGTCAACAGCGCGACTTTGACGTGGCGTTTGACTGGTATCTTCAGGCGGCCTCACTTGGCTTGGCAGAGGCGCAGTTTAACGTCGCTATTATGCTGGACGCCGGACTAGGGCGCGAACGAGACGTCGAAGAAGCGCAAATCTGGTACACGCGTGCAGCGCTGCGCGACCATGCGCGTGCGCAATACAATCTTGGCTTATTATACGAAGCGGGTGATGGGATCGCAGCCAACCCCGCTTTAGCCGCCTACTGGTTTGGGCAAGCTGCTCAGTCGGTACCTGCTGCTGCGCAAAAAGAGGTAGCGCCGGTCACCGCATCCCGTACCCTTGCAGCGCCCGATGTGACGTTTGACAAAGTCGACACCTCGCAGGTCGAACTGGTTTGGAACGCCGATCCGAATGCAAACGCGACGCTTCTTTTAGAGGTGATTGAAGCACCGCGCGTTGGCGAAAACTATGGCGCACCCACGATATCGGTAAAGACGGTTGCTTCTGGAATTCTCGAGATGAGTGATTTGCCGACGGAGCATGCAATATGGCGGGTCGTGAACTTGGCAAGTGACGATACAGACTATGCCGCGGCAGACTGGTCCAGCAACCAAGGTATTGCGCCGCCACGGGGTAGAATAACACTCTTTTCCGATCCAGCAGTGAAATCTATGGAAGATGCTGCAAGCATCTTTGCCTCTTCGCTGCGCCAAGCGGGTTACTGGGTTCAAATCACTGACGACGTTTCCAAACAATCTGACAATTTCTATGTCAGCTACGGGTATGCGTCAGATCAACAACTGGCACAGGCTATTGCAGAGTTCTTGCCGTCAACCGAGCAAATCACACCTGTCAAGCAGTTGTTACGGTCCATGCAGCCTGGGGAAGTCGCCGTGAACCTAAGTGCCTTCAGGTAA
- a CDS encoding DUF6880 family protein, whose amino-acid sequence MSKKTLNKTNLEALGADRLAALLIEVSTGSADIKRRLRLELSHNLGVSELAHEVRKRLLSLRKATSYVGWRKRKALIKDLDTQATMIVDQIATDNPTIAFDLLWQFIEIAPSIYERVDDSNGDVGEVFQAARARFAGIAQGALLDPVALADRVWTAIQDNGYGEWDGIITLLAPALGASGLARLTANVEAYAAAPEPEAATDHDAIVFLRQLRGGADYAAEHKARFVKSCLQDIAEAVGDTAAYIAQFSDTDLERKDTSAEVALLLLSENRAQDALDLLLAADQTENTFGQTAWDDAYIATLIALGRVDDAQSHRWDCFIATLSMQHLRDYLRLLPDFEDVEAEDKAKTHVRAYPDVSTALTFCLEWPDLLTAAQVIEARADELNGDLYGLLTPAAEALRLRHPLAAVLLWRAMIDYALSQGRATRYGHAADHLSDCAALDAEITDYGTFPTHARYLHTLQTRHDRKTSFWAKLG is encoded by the coding sequence ATGTCAAAAAAGACCCTGAATAAGACCAATCTCGAAGCTTTAGGCGCAGACCGGTTGGCCGCGCTCTTGATTGAGGTCAGCACCGGCAGCGCCGATATCAAACGCCGGCTGCGGCTGGAGTTAAGCCATAATCTTGGGGTGTCTGAACTAGCCCATGAGGTGCGCAAGCGGCTCCTGTCGCTGCGCAAAGCCACCAGCTATGTTGGGTGGCGCAAACGTAAGGCACTGATCAAAGATCTCGACACGCAGGCGACGATGATTGTCGACCAGATCGCCACCGACAACCCGACGATCGCCTTTGATCTATTGTGGCAGTTCATCGAGATCGCGCCATCTATCTATGAACGCGTGGATGACAGCAATGGCGATGTCGGTGAAGTGTTCCAGGCCGCACGCGCTCGGTTCGCGGGTATCGCGCAAGGCGCACTGCTTGATCCCGTAGCACTTGCTGATCGGGTCTGGACTGCGATCCAAGACAACGGATACGGCGAATGGGACGGCATTATTACGCTGTTGGCGCCCGCCCTTGGCGCGTCCGGCCTAGCGCGGCTCACAGCCAATGTAGAAGCCTATGCGGCGGCACCGGAACCCGAAGCAGCAACAGACCATGATGCAATTGTTTTCCTGCGACAGCTGCGCGGCGGGGCCGACTATGCGGCCGAACACAAAGCCCGATTCGTTAAATCCTGCCTGCAAGACATCGCAGAGGCAGTTGGCGATACGGCTGCCTATATCGCCCAGTTCTCTGACACTGATCTGGAACGCAAGGATACCTCTGCCGAGGTCGCGCTGCTTTTGCTCTCTGAAAATCGCGCACAAGACGCGCTTGATCTGCTGCTGGCGGCGGATCAAACGGAAAATACTTTTGGGCAGACCGCATGGGATGACGCCTATATCGCAACTCTCATCGCATTGGGGCGGGTGGACGACGCCCAATCACATCGCTGGGACTGCTTTATTGCGACGCTTAGTATGCAACACCTGCGCGACTATCTGCGGCTTTTGCCGGATTTCGAGGACGTAGAAGCCGAGGACAAAGCCAAGACCCATGTGCGCGCCTATCCTGACGTATCAACCGCGCTTACGTTCTGTCTGGAATGGCCCGATTTGCTGACAGCCGCACAGGTGATTGAGGCTCGCGCAGATGAACTCAATGGCGATCTCTACGGCCTGCTCACCCCTGCCGCCGAAGCGTTGCGCCTGCGTCACCCGCTGGCCGCCGTGCTTCTTTGGCGGGCAATGATTGACTACGCGCTCTCGCAAGGGCGCGCGACGCGGTACGGACACGCAGCCGATCACCTGTCCGATTGTGCGGCACTCGATGCCGAGATTACAGACTACGGGACGTTTCCAACCCACGCGCGTTACCTCCACACGCTGCAAACACGGCATGACCGCAAAACATCCTTTTGGGCAAAGCTGGGGTAA
- a CDS encoding anti-sigma factor: MTTADDHNDDVALAGEYALHLLDAEARRMFEDRLNNEPALRVLVSEWDAHFVALSDKIALVTPPAIVKARIEDVLFPQPVKARSGFSLWRAFMGAGFAAALALAVLVALPPANVPDPFTPSFTAELAAEDQSLVILASYAPDSGVLRIDRQAGEARPGRVLELWLIAEGATAPVSLGVLPADAATDITLPVVLVDAIAGGTLAISDEPIGGSTTGAPTGDVLAAGVVVSI, translated from the coding sequence ATGACCACTGCTGACGATCATAATGATGACGTCGCCCTTGCTGGTGAATATGCTTTGCATCTGTTGGATGCTGAGGCGCGCCGCATGTTTGAGGATCGGTTGAACAATGAACCGGCTCTGCGGGTTTTGGTTTCTGAATGGGATGCGCATTTTGTTGCATTGTCGGACAAAATTGCTCTCGTCACGCCGCCTGCAATTGTTAAGGCCCGCATAGAAGACGTTTTATTTCCTCAACCGGTCAAAGCACGTTCCGGGTTCTCGCTTTGGCGCGCATTTATGGGCGCGGGCTTTGCTGCGGCCTTGGCCCTGGCTGTTCTAGTCGCGCTGCCACCCGCCAATGTGCCTGATCCCTTTACGCCGTCATTCACCGCAGAACTGGCGGCGGAAGATCAGTCGCTTGTTATCTTGGCAAGTTACGCACCTGATTCAGGTGTCCTAAGAATTGACCGTCAGGCAGGCGAAGCGCGTCCGGGTCGTGTCTTGGAGCTGTGGTTAATCGCAGAAGGTGCAACGGCGCCGGTATCGCTGGGCGTGTTGCCTGCTGACGCAGCGACAGACATCACTTTGCCTGTCGTTCTGGTTGACGCCATTGCTGGCGGCACTTTGGCGATCAGTGATGAACCAATCGGCGGTTCAACGACAGGTGCGCCAACGGGTGATGTACTGGCCGCAGGCGTAGTTGTTTCGATCTAA
- a CDS encoding DUF3768 domain-containing protein, with protein MGIKEDTTPETINSVPICRSCGSERVAKDAWACFNRQSGLWELETLFDTEHCHQCEGETKLDWVEADALQNRRVRELNDRFRTEGLGNGSILITPGIQALGGDAVVSIIDEVRAFADFTDDNDPWKQHDFGAFEHAGEKVFWKIDCYDPNCTYGSENPANEALTHRALTIMLASEY; from the coding sequence ATGGGTATCAAAGAAGACACCACGCCCGAAACAATCAACAGCGTTCCAATCTGCCGCAGCTGCGGGTCTGAGCGGGTCGCAAAGGACGCCTGGGCCTGTTTTAACCGGCAAAGTGGCCTGTGGGAGCTAGAGACGTTGTTTGATACTGAGCATTGTCATCAGTGCGAGGGCGAAACCAAGCTGGATTGGGTAGAGGCTGACGCCCTGCAAAACCGGCGGGTCCGTGAACTGAACGATCGCTTTCGGACTGAAGGCTTGGGCAACGGCTCCATACTGATCACGCCCGGCATTCAAGCCCTTGGGGGCGATGCAGTCGTTTCCATCATCGATGAGGTTCGCGCGTTTGCTGACTTTACCGACGATAATGATCCCTGGAAGCAGCATGATTTTGGGGCCTTTGAACATGCTGGAGAGAAGGTCTTTTGGAAAATCGACTGTTACGACCCCAACTGCACCTACGGCTCTGAAAACCCGGCCAACGAAGCCCTAACACACCGGGCGCTGACCATCATGCTCGCCTCTGAATATTAG
- a CDS encoding helix-turn-helix transcriptional regulator, whose amino-acid sequence MSTQFALDLRLARRKAGYTQGDVAHLLSSHQSLVSDLEHGRRRPSLEQIIDLSLIYGRSFESFFGALLDERQTVLQKRLKRLPVLTKTTAHTFNRASSLSRLRRRLASQLEHGSA is encoded by the coding sequence ATGAGTACCCAATTTGCCCTCGACCTGCGCCTTGCACGCAGGAAGGCGGGCTATACCCAGGGAGATGTGGCTCATCTCCTGTCCAGTCACCAGTCATTGGTGTCTGATCTCGAGCACGGCCGACGCAGGCCAAGCCTTGAGCAGATCATTGATCTGTCGCTGATCTATGGGCGGTCATTTGAAAGTTTTTTTGGCGCGCTGCTCGATGAACGCCAGACAGTGCTGCAAAAGCGCCTCAAGCGGCTGCCCGTGCTTACCAAAACCACGGCCCATACCTTTAATCGCGCCAGCTCACTTTCTCGTTTGCGGAGGCGTCTGGCTAGTCAACTTGAGCATGGAAGCGCTTAG
- a CDS encoding IS110 family transposase produces MAKVEFDDLMSVGIDIGKDTFHIVGFDHDGQRVLRKQIKRLALVTTFENLPRCIVGMEACLSAHFVSRTLRKMGFEPRIIPAIYVKPFNKGQKNDYNDAEAIAEAALRPNLNAVSEKSQDQLDLQALHRVRSRLVSRRTATINQIRAFLIEQGITVRKGLRALKNSFEAILEDRKDEISPRMRKILVGLYGDWMWMDDRIDTVSKEIEDISRTEENCVNVMTVPGIGPMISTAMVAAVGEGEAFDRGRDFAAWVGLVPRQYSTGGRTILGRITKRGSRYLRMLFVQAAKVILMRPHRWPDFSFGAWLIRASERMHRNKLAVALANKLARMAWSILGHKTAFDAPRDEIMAGV; encoded by the coding sequence ATGGCGAAGGTTGAGTTTGATGATCTGATGTCGGTTGGCATCGATATTGGTAAAGACACATTTCACATTGTTGGTTTTGATCACGATGGGCAGCGCGTTCTGCGTAAGCAGATCAAACGTCTTGCATTGGTCACGACGTTCGAAAATTTGCCGCGTTGTATTGTCGGAATGGAGGCGTGTCTGAGTGCCCACTTTGTCAGTCGCACGCTGCGCAAGATGGGTTTTGAGCCTCGGATTATTCCAGCGATCTACGTAAAGCCATTCAATAAGGGCCAGAAGAACGACTACAATGACGCGGAAGCTATTGCTGAAGCGGCGCTACGTCCGAACTTGAATGCAGTCTCTGAGAAGAGCCAAGACCAGCTCGATTTGCAAGCGTTGCACCGTGTCAGGTCGCGCTTGGTGTCACGACGGACGGCAACTATCAATCAGATCCGGGCGTTTTTGATTGAACAGGGCATCACTGTCCGCAAAGGTTTGCGTGCGTTGAAAAATTCCTTCGAGGCCATCCTTGAAGACCGTAAGGATGAGATATCGCCGCGGATGCGGAAGATACTCGTCGGGCTCTATGGTGACTGGATGTGGATGGATGACCGGATCGATACAGTCTCGAAAGAGATCGAGGATATCAGCCGAACGGAAGAGAACTGCGTCAACGTGATGACGGTGCCTGGGATTGGCCCGATGATCTCGACGGCGATGGTGGCCGCTGTCGGTGAAGGCGAGGCCTTCGATCGTGGTCGTGACTTTGCAGCTTGGGTGGGGTTGGTCCCCCGACAATACAGCACGGGCGGCCGAACGATATTGGGACGGATCACCAAACGTGGAAGCAGGTATTTGCGCATGTTGTTCGTTCAGGCGGCTAAGGTTATCCTGATGCGACCCCACCGATGGCCGGACTTCAGCTTCGGCGCATGGCTCATACGCGCATCAGAGCGCATGCATCGCAACAAGTTGGCGGTCGCTTTGGCGAATAAATTGGCCCGGATGGCGTGGAGCATATTGGGACATAAGACGGCGTTTGACGCGCCAAGAGATGAGATCATGGCTGGCGTCTAA
- a CDS encoding recombinase family protein, translated as MSTKTCFGYTRVSTVKQGEGVSLEAQHEAISAFAARNNLQITRWFEEKETAAKRGRPIFDAVVKALQAGDADGLIVHKIDRSARNFSDWARVGELVDSGIDVHFAHESLDLRSRGGRLTADIQAVIAADYVRNLREECKKGVDGRLKQGLTPWAAPIGYLDQGRGKAKVPDPIRGPLVRQAFELYATGRYSFQGLRLELQRRGLKTRNGRPITKGCFENMLSNPFYYGVIYLKRTGRSYPGIHEPLISSALFKRVMDIRNGKHIKKETLHNHPYRKLITCGLCQRSLIGERQKGHVYYRCHTRDCATTGIRQDRFEEAVAVELQRWQLRPSDQKRYAAKMQQWLRKQTPEVDKKAIELQLANVAARQDQLTDALLDQLIDKATFLDRKDRLQAEREACETALREIDKTPRHEVVAQKYLELTKNVVLSHGLANQAQKAELLRIVLSNCTLAGKTLCVETQKWLSEVEETLFTLCGAPVRDRTRTIDVIEQVVEAFDF; from the coding sequence ATGTCTACAAAAACTTGTTTTGGATACACGCGCGTTTCGACAGTCAAACAGGGCGAAGGCGTCTCGCTCGAAGCACAGCATGAAGCGATCAGCGCATTTGCGGCGCGAAATAACCTTCAAATCACAAGGTGGTTCGAAGAGAAAGAAACGGCTGCCAAAAGGGGGCGGCCCATCTTTGATGCTGTCGTCAAAGCATTGCAAGCTGGTGACGCCGATGGCCTCATCGTCCACAAGATTGACCGCTCGGCCCGAAACTTCTCCGACTGGGCGCGCGTTGGCGAGCTCGTGGACAGCGGGATCGATGTTCATTTTGCTCATGAAAGTTTGGATCTACGTTCGCGCGGCGGCCGCCTTACTGCTGATATTCAAGCCGTGATCGCGGCTGATTACGTGCGCAACCTGCGTGAGGAATGTAAAAAAGGGGTTGATGGACGTCTCAAGCAAGGATTAACGCCCTGGGCAGCACCAATCGGCTACCTTGATCAAGGCAGAGGAAAAGCAAAAGTGCCGGACCCTATTCGAGGGCCGTTGGTCCGACAGGCATTCGAGCTTTACGCCACCGGACGATATTCATTTCAGGGACTGCGGCTTGAGCTCCAGCGTCGAGGTCTAAAAACGCGCAACGGCAGGCCGATCACCAAAGGGTGTTTTGAAAATATGCTCAGCAACCCATTCTACTATGGTGTGATATACCTGAAGCGAACTGGTCGGAGCTATCCCGGCATCCATGAACCACTGATCTCGAGTGCGTTATTTAAGCGCGTCATGGACATCAGGAACGGCAAGCACATCAAGAAAGAAACCCTACACAATCATCCGTACCGAAAGCTCATCACCTGCGGGTTATGTCAGCGGTCTTTGATAGGAGAACGTCAAAAGGGGCATGTATATTATCGATGCCACACAAGAGATTGTGCAACGACCGGAATCCGTCAAGACAGATTTGAGGAGGCGGTGGCGGTCGAGTTGCAGCGGTGGCAACTACGTCCGAGCGACCAGAAACGATACGCAGCCAAAATGCAGCAATGGCTACGCAAGCAAACTCCCGAGGTGGACAAGAAGGCCATAGAACTGCAACTGGCAAACGTGGCAGCGCGGCAGGACCAGTTGACGGACGCCTTGCTGGACCAGTTGATCGATAAAGCAACATTCCTGGATCGAAAAGATCGGTTGCAGGCAGAACGTGAAGCCTGCGAAACGGCTCTGCGTGAAATCGACAAAACGCCTCGTCACGAGGTCGTTGCCCAGAAATACCTCGAACTGACAAAGAACGTTGTTTTGAGCCACGGATTAGCCAATCAGGCGCAAAAGGCCGAACTGCTCAGGATCGTATTGTCGAACTGCACGCTGGCTGGGAAAACCCTTTGTGTAGAAACACAGAAGTGGCTTTCAGAGGTAGAAGAAACCCTCTTCACCCTATGTGGTGCACCAGTCCGGGACAGAACTCGAACCATTGACGTGATCGAGCAGGTCGTTGAGGCGTTCGATTTTTGA
- the msrB gene encoding peptide-methionine (R)-S-oxide reductase MsrB gives MQRRTLLTGLIALVGTRAFGVTGSFEITRTEAEWRAMLTQIEFDVMREEATERPFSSPLDKETRTGIYHCKGCDLPLYGSAQKYDSGTGWPSFWEALQNAIGTRPDNSLFATRTEAHCRRCGSHLGHIFDDGPQPTGERHCLNGVSLVFKPSV, from the coding sequence ATGCAACGTCGTACTTTGCTCACAGGTCTGATCGCACTCGTTGGCACACGTGCCTTTGGTGTGACCGGATCATTCGAGATCACCCGCACTGAGGCCGAATGGCGTGCGATGCTGACACAGATCGAATTCGACGTCATGCGTGAAGAGGCAACAGAGCGTCCGTTCAGCAGTCCTTTGGACAAAGAAACGCGCACGGGCATATATCACTGCAAAGGGTGCGATCTGCCGCTTTACGGGTCTGCACAAAAATATGACAGCGGCACAGGTTGGCCCAGTTTTTGGGAAGCGCTGCAGAACGCAATTGGCACGCGCCCTGACAATTCACTGTTTGCAACACGCACCGAGGCGCACTGCCGTCGCTGCGGATCGCATTTAGGCCACATCTTTGACGACGGGCCACAGCCAACCGGCGAGCGTCACTGTCTCAATGGCGTCAGCTTGGTGTTCAAGCCTAGCGTCTGA